A stretch of the Notamacropus eugenii isolate mMacEug1 chromosome 2, mMacEug1.pri_v2, whole genome shotgun sequence genome encodes the following:
- the LOC140523480 gene encoding transmembrane epididymal protein 1A-like, whose translation MATFVGHLMPGVISFFFGLYYALLTSLAILREQRLLILPLPPRDKRPQGWLQQLPVEGLLKTLVCIPGILCALFYPVGTNRLAIIDWEDPERQFLHQNTWQHVTIYSFLFLSGMVDIVSRSWLARQQMKLEKAALALTFQGSALIFISHTAGKTALEVRCHNLLVIPIMLMALVLIIELWFPDQPVLWVFKTWMFLLLGSWCAQLSSILFYPITGHPWKADKPEEIMYLTTFFCWHLILDALVIAGIYGLCSLWIHRYSPQQVAKSGRYQLCPTDPMTEELKKLMKDGTI comes from the coding sequence ATGGCTACCTTTGTGGGCCACCTGATGCCTGGGGTGATTTCGTTTTTCTTCGGGCTCTACTATGCCTTACTCACTTCGTTGGCCATCCTGAGGGAGCAGCGGCtcctcattctacctcttcctccccGGGATAAGAGACCACAAGGCTGGCTCCAGCAGCTCCCCGTTGAGGGTTTGCTGAAGACCCTTGTGTGTATTCCTGGAATTCTATGTGCCTTGTTCTATCCAGTAGGTACAAACAGGCTTGCCATTATAGACTGGGAAGACCCTGAGCGACAGTTCTTGCATCAAAACACCTGGCAACATGTGACTATATACAGCttccttttcctcagtggtaTGGTGGACATAGTGAGTCGGAGCTGGCTGGCCAGGCAGCAGATGAAGCTGGAGAAGGCTGCCCTGGCCTTGACCTTCCAAGGAAGTGCCTTAATCTTCATCTCCCACACTGCGGGCAAGACAGCCCTGGAAGTCCGTTGCCATAACTTGCTGGTGATACCCATCATGCTGATGGCTCTGGTGCTGATAATTGAACTTTGGTTCCCTGACCAACCTGTGCTTTGGGTGTTCAAGACATGGATGTTTCTTCTGCTTGGCTCATGGTGTGCCCAACTGTCAAGTATTCTCTTTTATCCAATTACTGGTCATCCCTGGAAGGCAGACAAACCTGAAGAGATCATGTACCTTACCACCTTCTTCTGCTGGCATTTGATCCTAGATGCTCTGGTGATAGCTGGCATCTATGGGCTCTGTAGCCTCTGGATACATCGGTACTCACCTCAGCAGGTGGCAAAGAGTGGTAGGTACCAGCTGTGCCCCACAGATCCCATGACTGAGGAGCTAAAGAAGCTGATGAAGGATGGTACGATCTAG